The following are from one region of the Anomaloglossus baeobatrachus isolate aAnoBae1 chromosome 1, aAnoBae1.hap1, whole genome shotgun sequence genome:
- the LOC142296091 gene encoding iron-sulfur cluster co-chaperone protein HscB-like codes for QELQRKYRILQRLLHPDYFSQKSQRERDISEKQSSLVNKAYNTLLSPLSRGIYLLSLHGITISEGTEGGVDAPFLFDILEINEKLNDLKNEAEIEEIGAFVQDKCQSLTENVRRAFEKGDLEDAKMLLTKMKYYSNILDQVKKKMVP; via the coding sequence caggagctgcagaggaaATACCGAATTCTCCAGCGATTACTGCACCCAGATTACTTCAGTCAGAAGTCACAGCGTGAACGGGATATATCTGAAAAGCAGTCGTCACTGGTTAACAAAGCCTACAACACCTTGTTATCACCACTGAGCAGGGGTATATATCTGTTAAGTCTTCATGGCATCACAATTTCAGAAGGTACAGAAGGAGGCGTGGATGCACCATTTCTGTTTGACATTTTAGAAATCAATGAGAAACTTAATGACCTAAAAAACGAGGCAGAAATTGAGGAAATTGGGGCTTTTGTACAAGATAAATGCCAGTCATTGACTGAAAATGTTAGACGCGCTTTTGAGAAAGGTGATCTCGAAGATGCGAAAATGCTGCTAACCAAGATGAAATACTATTCAAACATACTGGATCAAGTGAAGAAGAAAATGGTGCCATGA